From Oryctolagus cuniculus chromosome 17, mOryCun1.1, whole genome shotgun sequence, a single genomic window includes:
- the DUS1L gene encoding tRNA-dihydrouridine(16/17) synthase [NAD(P)(+)]-like, which yields MPKLQGWEFWSRTLGGARHVVAPMVDQSELAWRLLSRRHGAHLCYTPMLHAQVFVRDANYRRENLYCEVCPEDRPLIVQFCANDPEVFVQAALLAQDYCDAIDLNLGCPQMIAKRGHYGAFLQEEWDLLQRMILLAHEKLSVPVTCKIRVFPEVDKTVRYAQMLEKAGCQLLAVHGRTKEQKGPLSGAASWEHIRAVRKAVTIPVFANGNIRSLQDVERCLQDTGAQGVMSAEGNLHNPALFEGRSPVVWELAEEYLDIVRQHPCPLSYVRAHLFKLWHHTLQVHQALREELAKAKTLEGVAAVSRELKLRCQEDMSRQGEGAKPAGALPFFHWICQPYVRPGPQDGSKEGHGARSKRALEEEEGGSDALSKNKQKKQLKNPRKTFDPSLKPKYAKCDQCGNPKGNRCVFNLCRSCCKKRAFRETADCPGHGLLFKTKLEKSLAWKAAQPGLQEPQQAGPGAPGGLSEVVGSALA from the exons ATGCCCAAGCTGCAGGGCTGGGAGTTCTGGAGCCGCACCCTGGGCGGGGCGCGGCACGTGGTGGCCCCGATGGTGGACCAGAGCGAGCTGGCCTGGAGGCTGCTGAGCCGCCGCCACGGGGCGCACCTGTGCTACACGCCCATGCTGCACGCCCAGGTCTTCGTGCGGGATGCCAACTACCGCAGGGAGAACCTGTACTGCGAGGTGTGCCCAGAGGACCGGCCCCTCATCGtgcag TTCTGTGCCAACGACCCGGAAGTGTTTGTCCAGGCGGCTCTCCTGGCTCAGGACTACTGTGACGCCATCGACCTGAACCTGGGCTGCCCCCAGATGATAGCCAAGAgag GTCATTACGGCGCCTTCCTGCAGGAGGAGTGGGACCTGCTCCAGAGGATGA TTCTGCTGGCCCACGAGAAGCTCTCTGTCCCCGTCACGTGCAAAATCCGCGTCTTCCCGGAGGTTGACAAGACGGTGAGGTACGCCCAGATGCTGGAGAAGGCTGGCTGCCAG CTGCTGGCAGTGCACGGACGCACCAAGGAGCAGAAGGGGCCCCTGTCGGGTGCGGCGTCCTGGGAGCACATCCGGGCTGTGCG CAAGGCCGTGACCATCCCTGTGTTTGCCAACGGGAACATCCGGAGCTTGCAGGACGTGGAGCGCTGCCTCCAGGACACCGGCGCCCAGGGCGTCATGAGCGCAg AGGGCAACCTGCACAACCCGGCGCTGTTCGAGGGCCGGAGCCCTGTGGTGTGGGAGCTGGCCGAGGAGTACCTGGACATCGTGCGGCAGCACCCCTGCCCGCTCTCCTACGTCCGAGCCCACCTCTTCAAGCTGTGGCACCACAC GCTGCAGGTGCACCAGGCACTCCGAGAGGAGCTGGCCAAAGCGAAGACTCTGGAGGGCGTCGCCGCCGTGAGCCGGGAGTTGAAGCTGCGCTGCCAG GAGGACATGTCCAGGCAAGGGGAGGGCGCGAAGCCGGCCGGGGCCCTGCCTTTCTTCCACTGGATCTGCCAGCCCTACGTCCGGCCAGG GCCCCAGGACGGGAGCAAGGAGGGCCACGGGGCCCGCAGCAAgcgggccctggaggaggaggagggcggctCGGACGCCCTGTCCAAGAACAAGCAGAAGAAGCAGCTGAAGAACCCCCGCAAGACCTTCGACCCCTCCCTGAAAC CAAAATACGCCAAGTGTGACCAGTGTGGGAACCCAAAG GGCAACAGGTGCGTGTTCAACCTGTGCCGCAGCTGCTGCAAGAAGCGAGCCTTCAGAGAGACGGCGGACTGCCCAG GTCACGGACTGCTTTTTAAGACCAAACTGGAGAAGTCTCTGGCCTGGAAAgcggcccagcccgggctgcaggagccccagcaggcagggcctggagcGCCAGGTGGCCTCTCCGAAGTCGTGGGCAGTGCGCTGGCCTGA
- the FASN gene encoding fatty acid synthase — translation MEEVVIAGMSGRLPESENMQEFWANLVGGVDMVTDDDRRWKAGLYGLPRRSGKLKDLSKFDAAFFGVHPKQAHTMDPQLRLLLEVTYEAIVDAGINPASLRGTHTGVWVGVSGSEASEALSRDPETLLGYSMVGCQRAMMANRLSFFFDFKGPSVALDTACSSSLLALHNAYQAIRSGQCPAAVAGGINVLLKPNTSVQFMKLGMLSPEGTCKAFDDSGNGYCRSEAVVAVLLTKKSLARRVYATILNSGTNTDGCKEQGVTFPSGEAQEQLIRSLYEPAGVAPESLEFIEAHGTGTKAGDPQELNGIVRALCASRKEPLLIGSTKSNMGHPEPASGLTSLAKVLLSLEHGLWAPNLHFHSPNPEVPALSDGRLQVVDRPLPVRGGNVGINSFGFGGSNVHVVLQPNTQAPAPPGPHASLPRLLRASGRTLEAVQDLLEQGRQHSRDLPFLNMLNDIAATPTAAMPFRGYSVLGGEAGSQEVQQVPAGKRPLWFICSGMGTQWRGMGLSLMRLDRFRDSILRSDAALEPFAVKVSALLLSTDEDVFDDIVHAFVSLTAIQIALIDLLTSMGLQPDGIVGHSLGEVACGYADGCLSQEEAVLAAYWRGQCIKEAHLPPGAMAAVGLSWEECKQRCPPGIVPACHNSEDTVTISGPKASMSEFVEQLKQEGVFAKEVRTGGMAFHSYFMEAIAPTLLEALKKVIRQPRPRSARWLSTSIPEAQWQGSLARTSSAEYNVNNLVSPVLFQEALWHVPEHAVVLEIAPHALLQAVLKRGLKSSCTILPLMKKDHRDNLEFLLTSLGKLHLTGIDVDPNALFPPVEFPAPRGTPLISPHIKWDHSQSWDVPAAEDFPNGSSSSSATVYNIDASPESPDHYLVDHRIDGRVIFPGTGYLCLAWKTLARSLGLAMEQMAVVFEDVTLHQATILPKTGTVPLEVRLLEASRAFEVSENGNLIVSGKIYQWEDPNPELFERPEGLSPADASAAFRLTQGDVYKELRLRGYDYGPHFQGVVEASLEGTSGQLLWKDSWVTFLDAMLQVSILGHSQRSLRLPTRFTLLRIDPATHLRKVYALQGEARAADVVVDSCLGTIVAGGAHIAGLHTSAAPRRQQEQLVPTLEKFCFVPHVEGACLSESAALQEELQLCKGLAQVLQTRVAQQGLKMAVPGLDGSPAPQEPPQQALPRLLATACQLQLNGSLQRELGQALARERPGLPEDPLLSGLLDSPALKACVDTALENLPSLRMKVVEVLAGEGHLYARIPELLNTQPMLQLEYTATDRDSQALQAAEAQLQQRDVGQAQWDPAGPAPGSLGTANLLVCNCAVASLGDPASALRNMAAAVKEGGFLLLHTLLRGHALGETLAFLASSEPQRGPSLLTKDEWERLFAEAALHVVGLKTSFYGSALFLCRRPSPQDSPIFLPVEDASFRWVDSLKDVLAEDSSRPVWLTAVDCATSGVVGLVNCLRKEPGGHRIRCVLLSNLSSKSPAPALGPESAELREVLRGDLVMNVHRDGAWGAFRHFPLEQDKPQEQTAHAFVNVLTRGDLSSIRWVCSPLRHAQPGSDAQLCTVYYASLNFRDIMLATGKLSPDAIPGKWAARDCMLGMEFSGRDSRGQRVMGLVPAEGLATSVLLAPDFLWDVPSGWTLEEAASVPVVYTTAYYSLIVRGRMRRGETVLIHSGSGGVGQAAIAIALSLGCRVFTTVGSAEKRAYLQARFPQLDSTSFANSRDTSFEQHVLRHTGGKGVDLVLNSLAEEKLQASVRCLAQHGRFLEIGKFDLSNNHPLGMAVFLKNVTFHGILLDALFEDASADWREVAELLRAGIRDGVVQPLRRTVFPKDQVEAAFRHMAQGKHIGKVVVQVREEEQEAVLKGVRPTLTTAVSKTFCPAHKSYVITGGLGGFGLELAQWLVVRGAQRLVLTSRSGIRTGYQAKQVREWRRQGVQVLVSTSDASSLEGARALVAEAAQLGPVGGVFNLAVVLRDAMLENQTPALFLDVSKPKYNGTMNLDRVTREACPELDYFVAFSSVSCGRGNAGQTNYGFANSTMERICEQRRHDGLPGLAVQWGAIGDVGIILESMGTNDTVIGGTLPQRIASCLDVLDLFLHQPHAVLGSFVLAEKKAKARAEGEGQRDLLKAVAHILGIRDLAGINLDSSLADLGLDSLMGVEVRQTLEREHDLVLSMREVRQLTLRRLQELSAQAGAAPELAATTSKESSPAQEQARLNLSTLLVNPEGPTLTRLNSVQNSERPLFLVHPIEGSTTVFHSLAAKLSIPTYGLQCTRAAPLDSIQSLAAYYVDCIRQVQPEGPYRVAGYSYGACVAFEMCSQLQAQQGQAPTNNSLFLFDGSHTYVLAYTQSYRAKMTPGCEAEAEAEAMCFFVQQFTDAEHSRVLEALLPLNSLEERVAATVDLVTKSHHGLDRQELSFAALSFYHKLRAAEQYTPKAKYHGNVTLLRAKTGGAYGQDLGADYNLSQVCDGKVSVHVIEGDHRTLLEGSGLESIISIMHSSLAEPRVSVREG, via the exons CGCTGGAAAGCGG GGCTCTACGGCCTGCCCAGGCGCTCCGGCAAGCTGAAGGACCTGTCCAAGTTTGACGCGGCCTTCTTCGGCGTCCACCCCAAGCAGGCTCACACGATGGAcccccagctccggctgctgctggAGGTCACCTACGAGGCCATCGTGGATGCAG GCATCAACCCAGCCTCCCTCCGGGGCACGCACACCGGCGTCTGGGTGGGCGTGAGTGGCTCCGAGGCCTCGGAGGCCCTGAGCCGAGACCCCGAGACGCTCCTGGGCTACAGCATGGTGGGCTGCCAGCGCGCCATGATGGCCAACCGGCTCTCCTTCTTCTTCGACTTCAaag GGCCCAGCGTCGCCCTGGACACAGCCTGCtcctccagcctgctggccctGCACAACGCCTACCAGGCCATCCGCAGCGGGCAGTGCCCGGCGGCCGTGGCCGGCGGCATCAACGTGCTGCTGAAGCCCAACACCTCCGTGCAGTTCATGAAGCTGGGCATGCTCAGCCCCGAGGGCACCTGCAAGGCCTTCGACGACTCAG GAAACGGGTACTGCCGCTCCGAGGCCGTGGTGGCCGTCCTGCTGACCAAGAAGTCTCTGGCCCGGCGCGTGTACGCCACCATCCTCAACAGCGGCACCAACACCGACGGCTGCAAGGAGCAAG GCGTGACCTTCCCCTCTGGAGAGGCCCAGGAGCAGCTCATCCGGTCCCTGTATGAGCCAGCAGGGGTGGCCCCCGAGTCCCTGGAGTTCATCGAGGCCCACGGCACAGGCACCAAG GCGGGCGACCCCCAGGAGCTGAATGGCATCGTCCGAGCCTTGTGCGCCTCCCGCAAGGAGCCCCTGCTGATCGGGTCCACCAAGTCCAACATGGGGCACCCTGAGCCCGCCTCGGGGCTCACGTCCCTGGCCAAG GTGCTGCTCTCCCTGGAGCACGGGCTCTGGGCCCCCAACCTGCACTTCCACAGCCCCAACCCCGAGGTCCCCGCGCTGAGCGACGGGCGGCTGCAGGTGGTGGACCGGCCCCTGCCCGTGCGCGGCGGCAACGTCGGCATCAACTCCTTTGGTTTCGGCGGCTCCAACGTGCACGTCGTCCTCCAGCCCAACACACAGGCCCCTGCGCCCCCCGGCCCCCACGCCTCTCTGCCCCGCCTGCTGAGGGCCAGCGGGCGCACCCTGGAGGCCGTCCAGGACCTGCTGGAGCAGGGCCGCCAGCACAGCCGGGACCTGCCCTTTCTGAACATGCTCAACGACATCGCGGCCACGCCCACGGCCGCCATGCCCTTCCGCGGCTACTCCGTGCTGGGCGGAGAGGCCGGCAGCCAGGAAGTGCAGCAGGTGCCCGCCGGCAAGCGCCCACTCTGGTTCATCTGCTCAG GCATGGGCACGCAGTGGCGCGGGATGGGGCTGAGCCTCATGCGCCTGGACCGCTTCCGGGACTCCATCCTGCGCTCCGACGCGGCCCTGGAGCCGTTCGCGGTGAAGGTGTCGGCGCTGCTGCTGAGCACGGACGAGGACGTCTTTGATGACATCGTCCACGCCTTCGTCAGCCTCACCGCCATCCAG atcGCCCTCATAGACCTGCTGACCTCCATGGGCCTGCAGCCCGACGGCATCGTGGGGCACTCCCTGGGGGAGGTGGCCTGCGGCTACGCCGACGGCTGCCTGTCCCAGGAGGAGGCCGTGCTCGCCGCCTACTGGAGGGGCCAGTGCATCAAGGAGGCCCACCTCCCGCCTGGCGCCATGGCCGCCGTGG GCCTGTCCTGGGAGGAGTGCAAGCAGCGCTGCCCGCCTGGCATCGTGCCCGCCTGCCACAACTCGGAGGACACAGTGACCATCTCGGGGCCTAAG GCCTCCATGAGCGAGTTCGTGGAGCAGCTGAAGCAGGAGGGCGTGTTCGCCAAGGAGGTGCGGACGGGCGGCATGGCCTTCCACTCCTACTTCATGGAGGCCATCGCCCCCACGCTGCTGGAGGCACTCAAGAAG GTGATCCGGCAGCCGCGGCCGCGCTCCGCCCGCTGGCTCAGCACCTCCATCCCCGAGGCCCAGTGGCAGGGCAGCCTGGCCCGCACGTCCTCGGCCGAGTACAACGTCAACAACCTGGTGAGCCCCGTGCTGTTCCAGGAGGCGCTGTGGCACGTGCCCGAGCACGCGGTGGTGCTGGAGATCGCCCCCCACGCCTTGCTGCAG GCCGTCCTGAAGCGGGGCCTCAAGTCCAGCTGCACCATCCTGCCCCTGATGAAGAAAGACCACAGGGACAACCTGGAGTTCCTGCTTACCAGCCTGGGCAAGCTGCACCTCACCGG CATCGACGTCGACCCCAACGCCCTGTTCCCGCCGGTGGAGTTCCCGGCCCCCCGAGGGACCCCTCTCATCTCCCCCCACATCAAGTGggaccacagccagagctgggacgtgCCCGCCGCCGAGGACTTCCCGAATGGCTCCAGTTCCTCCTCCGCCACCGTCTACAACATCG ACGCCAGCCCCGAGTCCCCCGACCACTACCTGGTGGACCACCGCATTGACGGCCGCGTCATCTTCCCCGGCACCGGCTACCTGTGCCTGGCCTGGAAGACCCTGGCtcgcagcctgggcctggccatgGAGCAGATGGCCGTGGTGTTCGAGGACGTGACCCTGCACCAGGCCACCATCCTGCCCAAGACTG GGACCGTGCCGCTGGAGGTGCGGCTCCTGGAGGCCTCCCGTGCCTTTGAGGTGTCTGAGAACGGCAACCTGATCGTGAGCG GGAAGATATACCAGTGGGAGGACCCGAACCCCGAGCTCTTCGAGCGCCCAGAAGGCCTGAGTCCCGCGGACGCCTCTGCCGCCTTCCGGCTGACCCAGGGCGACGTGTACAAGGAGCTGCGGCTGCGTGGCTACGACTACGGCCCCCACTTCCAGGGTGTCGTCGAGGCCAGCCTCGAAG GCACCTCCGGCCAGCTGCTGTGGAAGGACAGCTGGGTGACCTTCCTGGACGCCATGCTGCAAGTgtccatcctgggccacagccagcGCAGCCTGCGCCTGCCCACGCGCTTCACGCTCCTGCGTATCGACCCCGCCACCCACCTGCGCAAGGTGTATGCGCTGCAGGGCGAGGCCCGAG CGGCGGACGTGGTGGTGGACAGCTGTCTGGGCACCATCGTGGCCGGCGGAGCCCACATCGCCGGCCTCCACACCTCCGCGGCCCCCCGGCGGCAGCAGGAACAGCTGGTGCCCACCCTGGAGAAGTTCTGCTTCGTGCCCCACGTGGAGGGCGCCTGCCTGTCGGAGAGCGCCGCCCTgcaggaggagctgcagctgTGCAAGG GGCTGGCGcaggtgctgcagaccagggtgGCCCAGCAGGGGCTGAAAATGGCCGTGCCGGGGCTGGACGGGTCCCCGGCCCCCCAGGAGCCCCCTCAGCAGGCCCTGCCCCGCCTGCTGGCGACCGCCTGCCAGTTGCAGCTCAACGGCAGCCTGcagcgggagctgggccaggcgctgGCCCGGGAGCGGCCGGGGCTGCCCGAGGACCCGCTGCTCAGCGGCCTCCTGGACTCTCCGGCGCTCAAGGCCTGCGTGGACACAGCCCTGGAGAACCTGCCCAGCCTCAGGATGAAGGTGGTGGAG GTGCTGGCCGGGGAGGGCCACCTGTATGCCCGCATCCCAGAGCTGCTCAACACGCAGCCCATGCTGCAGCTGGAGTACACCGCCACCGACCGCGacagccaggccctgcaggcggcCGAGGCGCAGCTGCAGCAGCGAGACGTCGGCCAGGCCCAGTGGGACCCCGCGGGCCCTGCTCCCGGCAGCCTGGGCACAGCCAACCTCCTGGTGTGCAACTGTGCCGTGGCCAGCCTCGGGGACCCGGCCTCCGCCCTGCGCAACATGGCGGCCGCCGTCAAGGAAGGCGGCTTCCTACTGCTGCACACCCTGCTGCGGGGACACGCCCTCGGCGAGACCCTGGCCTTCCTCGCCTCTTCCGAGCCTCAGCGTGGGCCGAGCCTCCTGACCAAG GACGAGTGGGAGCGCCTGTTCGCGGAGGCGGCGCTGCACGTCGTGGGCCTGAAGACCTCCTTCTACGGCTCCGCCCTGTTCCTGTGCCGCCggcccagcccccaggacagCCCCATCTTCCTGCCCGTGGAGGACGCCAGCTTCCGATGGGTGGACTCTCTGAAg GACGTGCTGGCCGAGGACTCCTCCCGGCCCGTGTGGCTGACGGCTGTGGACTGCGCCACCTCGGGCGTCGTGGGCCTGGTGAACTGCCTCCGCAAAGAGCCCGGCGGGCACCGGATTCG GTGCGTCCTGCTGTCCAACCTCAGCAGCAAGTCGCCCGCGCCTGCCCTGGGCCCCGAGTCCGCGGAGCTGCGGGAGGTGCTGCGGGGGGACCTGGTGATGAACGTGCATCGGGACGGGGCCTGGGGCGCCTTCCGCCACTTCCCGCTGGAGCAGG ACAAGCCGCAGGAGCAGACGGCCCACGCCTTCGTGAACGTCCTCACTCGGGGCGACCTCTCCTCCATCCGCTGGGTGTGCTCCCCGCTGCGCCACGCCCAGCCCGGCTCCGACGCTCAGCTCTGCACCGTCTACTACGCCTCCCTCAACTTCCGGGACATCATGCTGGCCACCGGCAAGCTGTCCCCCGACGCCATCCCAG GAAAGTGGGCCGCCCGTGACTGCATGCTGGGCATGGAGTTCTCCGGCCGCGACTCCCGCGGCCAGCGTGTGATGGGGCTGGTGCCCGCCGAAGGCCTGGCCACCTCAGTCCTGCTGGCACCGGACTTCCTCTGGGACGTGCCCTCCGGCTG GACCCTAGAGGAGGCCGCCTCGGTCCCAGTGGTCTACACCACGGCCTACTACTCGCTGATCGTCCGCGGGCGCATGCGGCGCGGGGAGACGGTGCTCATACACTCCGGCTCTGGCGGCGTGGGCCAGGCTGCCATCGCCATCGCCCTCAGCCTGGGCTGCCGAGTCTTCACCACCGTGG GCTCAGCCGAGAAGCGGGCGTACCTCCAGGCCCGGTTCCCGCAGCTCGACAGCACCAGCTTCGCCAACTCCCGGGACACATCGTTCGAGCAGCACGTGCTGCGACACACGGGCGGGAAGG GCGTGGACCTGGTACTCAACTCCCTGGCGGAGGAGAAGCTGCAGGCCAGCGTgcgctgcctggcccagcacggcCGCTTCCTGGAGATCGGCAAATTCGACCTCTCCAACAACCACCCGCTGG gCATGGCCGTCTTCCTCAAGAACGTGACCTTCCATGGGATCCTGCTGGACGCGCTCTTCGAGGACGCCAGCGCGGACTGGCGGGAGGTGGCGGAGCTGCTGCGGGCCGGCATCCGCGACGGGGTGGTGCAGCCCCTGCGGCGCACCGTCTTCCCCAAGGACCAGGTGGAGGCCGCCTTCCGCCACATGGCCCAGGGCAAGCACATCGGCAAAGTCGTCGTGCAG GTGCgcgaggaggagcaggaggcggTGCTGAAGGGCGTGCGGCCCACCCTGACCACGGCCGTGTCCAAGACCTTCTGCCCGGCCCACAAGAGCTATGTCATCACGGGCGGCCTGGGCGGCTTTGGCCTCGAGCTGGCCCAGTGGCTGGTGGTGCGGGGGGCCCAGAGGCTGGTGCTGACCTCGCGCTCAGGGATCCGCACAG GCTACCAGGCCAAGCAGGTTCGTGAGTGGAGGCGCCAGGGCGTGCAGGTGCTGGTGTCCACCAGTGACGCCAGCTCGCTGGAGGGCGCCCGGGCCCTGGTGGCCGAGGCGGCACAGCTGGGGCCTGTCGGCGGCGTCTTCAACTTGGCTGTG GTCCTGCGAGACGCCATGCTGGAGAACCAGACCCCCGCGCTCTTCCTCGACGTCAGCAAGCCCAAGTACAACGGCACCATGAACCTGGACAG GGTGACCCGGGAGGCCTGTCCGGAGCTGGACTACTTCGTGGCCTTCTCGTCGGTGAGCTGCGGGCGCGGCAACGCTGGCCAGACCAACTACGGCTTTGCCAACTCCACCATGGAGCGCATCTGCGAGCAGCGCCGGCACGACGGCCTCCCAG GCCTGGCTGTGCAGTGGGGCGCCATCGGCGACGTGGGCATCATCCTGGAGTCCATGGGCACCAACGACACGGTCATCGGGGGCACGCTGCCGCAGCGCATTGCCTCCTGCCTGGACGTGCTAGATCTCTTCCTGCACCAGCCCCACGCCGTGCTCGGCAGCTTCGTGCTGGCCGAGAAGAAGGCCAAGGCCCGCGCGGAGGGCGAGGGCCAGCGGGACCTGCTGAAGGCCGTGGCGCACATCCTGG GCATTCGTGACCTGGCCGGCATCAACCTGGACAGCTCGCTGGCGGACCTGGGCCTGGACTCGCTCATGGGCGTGGAAGTGCGCCAGACCCTGGAGCGCGAGCACGACCTGGTGCTGTCCATGCGCGAGGTGCGGCAGCTCACGCTGCGCAGGCTGCAGGAGCTGTCCGCCCAGGCCGGCGCGGCCCCCG AGCTGGCAGCCACCACGTCCAAGGagagcagcccagcccaggagcaGGCGCGGCTGAACCTGAGCACCCTGCTGGTGAACCCCGAGGGCCCCACCCTGACGCGGCTCAACTCGGTGCAGAACTCGGAGCGGCCGCTGTTCCTGGTGCACCCCATCGAGGGCTCCACCACCGTGTTCCACAGCCTAGCTGCCAAGCTCAGCATCCCCACCTACGGCCTGCAGTGCACCCGAG CTGCCCCGCTGGACAGCATCCAGAGCCTGGCCGCCTACTACGTCGACTGCATCAGGCAGGTGCAGCCCGAGGGGCCCTACCGCGTGGCCGGCTACTCCTACGGGGCCTGTGTGGCCTTCGAGATGTGCTCACAGCTGCAggcccagcagggccaggcccccacCAACAACAGCCTCTTCCTCTTTGACGGCTCGCACACTTACGTGCTGGCCTACACCCAG AGCTACCGCGCCAAGATGACCCCGGGCTGTGAGGccgaggcggaggcggaggccaTGTGCTTCTTCGTGCAGCAGTTCACGGATGCTGAGCACAGCAGG GTGCTCGAGGCGCTGCTGCCGCTGAACAGCCTGGAGGAGCGCGTGGCGGCCACCGTGGACCTCGTCACCAAGAGCCACCACGGCCTGGACCGCCAGGAGCTGAGCTTCGCGGCCCTGTCCTTCTACCACAAGCTGCGCGCGGCTGAGCAGTACACCCCCAAGGCCAAGTACCACGGCAACGTGACCCTGCTGCGCGCCAAGACAGGCGGCGCCTACGGCCAGGACCTGGGCGCCGACTACAACCTCTCGCAG GTGTGTGACGGGAAGGTGTCTGTGCACGTCATCGAGGGCGACCACCGCACGCTGCTGGAGGGCAGCGGCCTGGAGTCCATCATCAGCATCATGCACAGCTCCCTGGCCGAGCCGCGAGTGAGCGTGCGCGAGGGCTAG